From a region of the Tenggerimyces flavus genome:
- the pdhA gene encoding pyruvate dehydrogenase (acetyl-transferring) E1 component subunit alpha, with product MTAPYARSDEPELVQLLTPEGERREHPDYAFDLDDDAIKGFYHDLVMTRRIDTEAFMLQRQGELGIWASLLGQEAAQIGSGRALRKQDYVFPTYREHGVAWCRGVDPLALIGLFRGVDHGNWDPAEFGFHLYTIVIGAQTLHATGYAMGVQRDGLVGTNDAERDTAVVAYLGDGATSQGDVNEAFIFSTVFNAPVVFFIQNNQWAISEPIEKQSRIPLYRRASGFGFPGVRVDGNDVLATYAVTKAALQQARDGGGPVLVEAFTYRMGAHTTNDDPTRYRLTDELEHWKLKDPLARVKAYLVRNGLADEAFFEQVEADADTLAEHLRSSTRAMPDPDPAKIFDLVYQEQTPELVEQKEWFVKYHASFAAQAEVH from the coding sequence TTGACGGCACCGTACGCGCGAAGCGACGAGCCCGAGCTCGTTCAGCTCCTCACCCCCGAGGGTGAGCGGCGCGAGCATCCCGATTACGCGTTCGATCTCGACGACGACGCGATCAAGGGCTTCTACCACGACCTCGTGATGACCCGCCGGATCGATACCGAGGCGTTCATGCTGCAACGCCAAGGCGAGCTCGGCATCTGGGCCTCGCTGCTCGGACAGGAAGCCGCCCAGATCGGCTCGGGACGAGCCCTCCGCAAGCAGGACTACGTGTTCCCCACGTACCGTGAGCACGGCGTCGCTTGGTGTCGCGGCGTCGACCCGCTCGCGCTGATCGGCCTGTTCCGCGGCGTCGACCACGGCAACTGGGATCCCGCCGAGTTCGGCTTCCACCTCTACACGATCGTCATCGGCGCCCAGACCCTGCACGCCACCGGCTACGCGATGGGCGTCCAGCGCGACGGCCTGGTCGGGACGAACGACGCCGAGCGCGACACCGCGGTCGTCGCCTATCTCGGCGACGGCGCCACCAGCCAGGGTGACGTGAACGAGGCGTTCATCTTCTCCACGGTCTTCAACGCCCCGGTCGTGTTCTTCATCCAGAACAACCAGTGGGCGATCTCCGAGCCGATCGAGAAGCAGTCGCGGATCCCCCTCTACCGGCGCGCCAGCGGCTTCGGCTTCCCCGGCGTACGCGTCGACGGCAACGACGTCCTCGCGACGTACGCCGTCACCAAGGCCGCGCTCCAGCAGGCCCGCGACGGCGGCGGCCCGGTGCTGGTCGAGGCGTTCACCTACCGCATGGGCGCCCACACCACCAACGACGACCCGACCAGATACCGCCTCACCGACGAGCTCGAGCACTGGAAGCTCAAGGACCCGCTCGCCCGCGTCAAGGCATACCTCGTGCGGAACGGACTCGCCGACGAGGCGTTCTTCGAGCAGGTCGAGGCCGACGCCGACACGCTGGCCGAGCATCTCCGCAGCAGCACCCGCGCGATGCCCGACCCCGATCCGGCGAAGATCTTCGATCTGGTCTACCAGGAGCAGACTCCGGAGCTCGTGGAGCAGAAGGAGTGGTTCGTCAAGTACCACGCGTCGTTCGCTGCGCAGGCGGAGGTGCACTGA
- a CDS encoding alpha-ketoacid dehydrogenase subunit beta — MPQFVLSKAINAALRRAMEDDPKVLVMGEDVGKLGGVFRVTDGLQKDFGEDRVIDTPLAESGIIGTAVGLALRGYRPVCEIQFDGFVYPAYDQIVSQVAKMNFRSRGRLKMPIVIRIPFGGGIGAVEHHSESPEGYFTHTAGLKVVAVSNPEDAYWMLQQAIASDDPVIYFEPKRRYYEKAEIDTSATQAPFPLHASRVVREGTDVTLLCYGPMVKTCLEAAAAAEEEGRSLEVIDLRTLSPLDLGPVYESVRRTGRAITVHEAPMTLGLGAELAARITEQCFFSLEAPVLRVGGFDTPYPAAKLEEDYLPDLDRVLDAVDRTLAF; from the coding sequence ATGCCACAGTTCGTCTTGTCCAAGGCCATCAACGCCGCACTTCGCCGCGCGATGGAGGACGACCCCAAGGTGCTCGTCATGGGCGAGGACGTCGGCAAGCTCGGCGGCGTCTTCCGCGTCACCGACGGGCTGCAGAAGGACTTCGGCGAGGACCGCGTGATCGACACGCCGCTCGCGGAGTCCGGGATCATCGGTACGGCGGTCGGCCTCGCGCTGCGCGGCTACCGGCCCGTCTGCGAGATCCAGTTCGACGGCTTCGTCTACCCGGCGTACGACCAGATCGTCAGCCAGGTAGCGAAGATGAACTTCCGCTCCCGCGGCCGGCTGAAGATGCCGATCGTCATCCGCATCCCGTTCGGCGGTGGCATCGGCGCGGTCGAGCACCACTCGGAGTCGCCCGAGGGTTACTTCACCCACACCGCGGGGCTGAAGGTCGTCGCCGTCTCCAACCCCGAAGACGCGTACTGGATGCTGCAGCAGGCCATCGCGTCCGACGACCCGGTCATCTACTTCGAGCCGAAGCGGCGCTACTACGAGAAGGCCGAGATCGACACGTCCGCGACGCAGGCGCCGTTCCCGTTGCACGCCTCGCGCGTCGTACGGGAGGGCACCGACGTCACGCTGCTCTGCTACGGCCCGATGGTGAAGACCTGCCTCGAGGCCGCCGCGGCCGCTGAGGAGGAGGGCCGCAGCCTGGAGGTCATCGACCTGCGGACGTTGTCGCCGCTCGACCTCGGGCCGGTGTACGAGTCCGTACGCCGCACCGGCCGCGCGATCACCGTGCACGAGGCGCCGATGACGCTCGGCCTGGGCGCGGAGCTCGCGGCGCGGATCACCGAGCAGTGCTTCTTCTCGTTGGAGGCTCCGGTGCTGCGCGTCGGCGGGTTCGACACCCCGTACCCCGCCGCGAAGCTCGAGGAGGACTACCTGCCCGACCTGGACCGGGTGCTCGACGCCGTCGACCGGACGCTCGCGTTCTAG
- a CDS encoding LysR family transcriptional regulator, with protein MELELRHLRILCAVADTGSATRAAATLGMTQPALTRQVQRIERTLGGPMFVRDRSGMHPTNLGEYVLARARAALSTVRDLQPTRSVTTRDQATTPRIRVGSKSGLMLAGILDGLAELVPHAEVTSEYGASARRLADLVVADRLDLALLTEFSGRPVRYEAGLVCHPILSEPVYVLLPALHRAASYAEVPLSELAKEDWVVSPPADDGELEWFVGACLTAGFSPRVAHRLDPLSGLDVVRSGRAVRLCARSQPVPPGVVTRPLLGTPLRLHRLLAVDRQGWLAPYALPLVEYIRAAYDEALPKSTPTAVSF; from the coding sequence ATGGAGCTGGAGCTGCGGCACCTGCGGATTCTCTGCGCAGTGGCTGATACGGGGAGCGCCACCCGGGCGGCGGCGACCCTCGGCATGACCCAGCCCGCGCTCACCCGACAGGTGCAAAGAATCGAGCGCACGCTCGGCGGGCCGATGTTCGTCCGCGATCGAAGTGGCATGCATCCCACCAACCTCGGCGAGTACGTCCTCGCCCGAGCCCGCGCCGCATTGTCCACGGTGCGCGACCTCCAACCCACCCGGTCCGTCACCACCCGCGATCAGGCGACCACGCCCCGCATTCGGGTGGGCTCGAAGTCGGGCCTCATGCTCGCCGGCATCCTGGACGGGCTCGCCGAGCTCGTCCCGCACGCCGAGGTCACGTCGGAGTACGGCGCCAGCGCGCGCCGTCTCGCCGACCTGGTCGTGGCAGACCGGCTGGACCTCGCGCTGCTGACGGAGTTCTCCGGTCGGCCGGTCCGCTACGAGGCGGGGCTGGTCTGCCATCCGATCCTCAGCGAGCCGGTCTACGTCCTGCTCCCCGCGCTGCACCGGGCCGCGTCGTACGCGGAGGTGCCGCTCAGCGAGCTTGCCAAGGAGGACTGGGTCGTGTCACCCCCAGCCGACGACGGCGAGCTCGAGTGGTTCGTGGGGGCCTGCCTCACCGCGGGCTTCAGCCCCCGAGTGGCACACCGCCTCGATCCGTTGTCCGGCTTGGACGTCGTCCGCTCCGGCCGAGCAGTCCGCCTCTGCGCCCGTTCCCAACCCGTCCCACCCGGAGTCGTCACCCGCCCCCTCCTCGGCACCCCCCTCCGCCTCCACCGCCTCCTGGCCGTGGACCGTCAAGGCTGGCTTGCCCCTTACGCCCTGCCCTTGGTGGAGTACATCCGCGCCGCGTACGACGAAGCGCTCCCCAAGTCCACCCCGACCGCCGTCTCCTTCTAG
- a CDS encoding dihydrolipoamide acetyltransferase family protein, translated as MSEVREFKLPDVGEGLVEAEIVTWKVKPGDTVAVNDIIVEVETAKALVELPSPWAGTVTDLLVEEGQTVPVGTPIFRVGDESVPPPQSPEEFVPTPPAPKTEADQERHAVLVGYGPRATSAKRRARTTDAPAPVAAAPTAPAVPVATSGPVLAKPPVRKLAKDLGVDLRVVTPSGPNGTISREDVQSHVAPPAAAAAVVAAPIPIAAGERETRVPIRGVRKMTAQAVTQSAFTAPHVTEWITTDATATMELVAKLKQHRDFRDLKVSPLVVLAKACLIALRRTQELNSVWDEAAQEIIFKQYVNLGIAAATPRGLVVPNIKDADRLSMSELARALGELTATAREGKTQPAEMAGTTFTITNVGVFGIDGGTPILNPGESGIIAFGAIKKQPWVVDDEVVPRWVTTLSLSFDHRLVDGEQGSRFLADVASIMSDPSNALLLA; from the coding sequence GTGAGTGAGGTACGCGAGTTCAAGCTGCCGGACGTCGGCGAGGGTCTCGTCGAAGCCGAGATCGTCACCTGGAAGGTCAAGCCGGGCGACACGGTGGCCGTCAACGACATCATCGTGGAGGTCGAGACCGCGAAGGCGCTCGTCGAGCTGCCGTCGCCCTGGGCAGGTACGGTCACCGACCTGCTGGTCGAGGAGGGCCAGACCGTTCCGGTCGGTACGCCGATCTTCCGCGTCGGGGACGAGTCCGTTCCACCGCCGCAGTCGCCGGAGGAGTTCGTCCCGACACCGCCCGCACCCAAGACCGAGGCGGACCAGGAGCGGCACGCGGTCCTCGTGGGGTATGGCCCGCGCGCCACCTCGGCGAAGCGCCGGGCCCGGACCACAGACGCGCCGGCGCCAGTCGCCGCCGCGCCCACGGCGCCTGCCGTGCCGGTGGCGACGAGCGGCCCCGTGCTGGCGAAGCCGCCCGTACGCAAGCTCGCCAAGGATCTCGGCGTCGACCTGCGCGTGGTGACGCCGAGCGGGCCGAACGGCACCATCAGCCGCGAGGACGTCCAGTCGCACGTCGCGCCACCCGCGGCGGCCGCCGCCGTCGTGGCAGCGCCGATCCCCATCGCCGCGGGCGAACGTGAGACGCGCGTCCCAATCCGTGGCGTCCGCAAGATGACGGCGCAAGCTGTCACCCAGAGCGCGTTCACCGCCCCGCACGTTACCGAGTGGATCACGACCGACGCCACGGCGACGATGGAGTTGGTCGCGAAACTCAAGCAGCACCGGGATTTCCGCGACCTCAAGGTCTCGCCATTGGTCGTCCTCGCGAAGGCGTGCTTGATCGCGCTGCGCCGCACGCAGGAGCTGAACTCGGTGTGGGACGAGGCCGCACAGGAGATCATCTTCAAGCAGTACGTCAATCTCGGCATCGCCGCGGCGACTCCGCGCGGGCTCGTCGTGCCGAACATCAAGGACGCCGACCGGTTGTCGATGTCCGAGCTCGCCCGTGCCCTCGGCGAGCTCACCGCGACCGCCCGCGAGGGCAAGACGCAGCCCGCGGAGATGGCTGGAACGACGTTCACGATCACCAACGTCGGCGTGTTCGGCATCGACGGCGGAACGCCGATCCTCAACCCTGGTGAGTCAGGCATCATCGCGTTCGGCGCGATCAAGAAGCAGCCGTGGGTCGTGGACGACGAGGTCGTGCCGCGGTGGGTAACCACGCTTTCGCTCTCGTTCGACCATCGTCTGGTCGACGGCGAGCAGGGATCCCGCTTCCTGGCCGACGTCGCGAGCATCATGAGCGACCCGTCGAACGCCCTGCTGCTGGCCTGA